In Cyclopterus lumpus isolate fCycLum1 chromosome 5, fCycLum1.pri, whole genome shotgun sequence, the genomic stretch GAAACACAGGTGAACGTAGATGTGTGCAGACCCCTGAAGAACCACAGATAGATCCAGCTAATACTGTAGGGCCCGTTTAGTGCACGTCGTTGAAAGGAAAACACCACACAACTCCTAAATGAACGGTAGATTGAGACCAGTGGTATTTGACAGAATAGCACGTTAGTGGAGCAGTCTCACAACAGATGGATTCATATTTCAATGGACTTCTGAATGAATTTCTTAGGTGTGAGGTGCAGCACACGGCAGTATTCAGCTCTGCTACGATGTGACAGGAAGTTCAGATAAAGACCAGCTCAGACTTCTCCTTGTAAGTCAGTCACGCTGACAGTTGACGGGCACATTTCGGCGGCTGTTTGGAAGCCTCAATCTTGTGTCATTGTTTAATTGCTTcataaaatattgaaaaagaATTGTGGCAGTGTTACTGGTTGATGCCACGCAGGCGTCAGTTGTCAGGCCGTCGATTCTCAAGTTTAATTGAGAAGACTCTTAATCTTAGGTCGCAAAATAACGATTACGAGATAGATGCCAAGTATGCCGATTTTAAACTCAAGTGTAAACTTATGGATATGAGGCGACTCGTTGATAAGCCGTGACCATGTTGCACATTGTTGCATTTCTCAATTCAGCTTCAAGGCATGTGTGGAAGACTTCGTCATGCTAATTATAGGACTACATAATTCATAAAAGCTAGCTAATAACACAAATTGTGTCTTCGAGATGTAATACTCAGTGACAAGTACAAAATTAAGTAAATGACATACTAAACTGGCTAATACAAATGATATTGAGGGACTGTGGCGTGGAGCAGTGTTCTCCAAGAGCTGCAGAATCTCGAGTTCTTGGACAGTAAACGCCTTGTTTTAATGGCAGCGATTGTAGCTGTTTGTAGGAAACGTCGCTCATCAATATGATTCACAAACTGGTTGTTTGACAAAACACTTGCATCATTGCTGTGAAAAGTATGTTCCCTCGCGGCTATGGGTCTGGAGATGCCTTTTGATTTTGTCAGAACGGCTGAAGCATTTGCCACACACGGGGCAACTGTACGGCTTCTCCCCCGTGTGGATCCTCATGTGCACCTTCAAGTGAGCCATCTGCGTGAAGCCCTTCCCACAGATCTGACAACGAAAGGGTTTTTCTCCCGTGTGGCTACGCTGGTGCTCCTGGAGTCTgccagaggagctgcagcattTCCCACAGACACCACAGCGATACGGTTTTTCTCGAGTGTGCACTTGTACGTGCACGTGCAGGTGGCCGACGTGACTAAACGCCTCGCCGCAAACCTTGCAGCAAAAAGAAGACATGTGGCCTTGTTGGGGGGATTTTTGATGAGGGCAGTCCACCGCATTGGCTCCTTGGTTGCGCATTTGAGAGGCCTGTCCTCTGTTGGCTCCACTTCCATTTCCCTTCACACCACCCATCTGTCCTCCATTCTCCCCCCCGATAATGTCAATGTTGTTCTCATTTGAACAGTTTGGGTTGACTGGTGCGAGTGGCTGGGCGCCGCTGTTGGAAGAAGTCGAGCCTCTGTGGGCTCCTCCGCTCTCGACCTTTACATGCCGCGATGAGCCTCGAGGAGCAGGATCTCTCTCCCTGTTCTCCACACCTTGACTCTGAGGGAGGGTGGATGTGTGGGGGCCCTCCTGAGGATACTCACTAACAACACGCGGGGGAGGGAACAAGTTCTCTGGTGTGGTGCAAGAGCCATGACCACGAAGCTGCTCCTCTCCTTGGCTGGCCCGGAGATCTCTTTTATCCTTAATCTGAAGAGGGATGCGCTCTTCATGCCCCATGCTGGGACTCCACTCACGCCGTGGGTGCTCACCATCCTCCTCGTCCAACAGCGGCATGGACGGCCGATCTGCCAACATAACAAGAGGAAGAGGTCAGATGAAAACATATACTTCATTGCTGTAAACATAAGAGTGCACTGtgattgttgtgtttgttgataCTTTCAGAGGAAGGTGAACCAGCTACTGCTTCTGGAAAGTATCTATCATGCTGAGCATTTAAGGAAGAGGCCATAAGAGCACATCGTAATGCTACTCATAACACATAATAGCACCTTTAGCATTACTTATCATACATGATTGCACCTTTAGTATTACCCATCATACACAATAGCACTACTTATACTCATAATTCTTAATAGCACCTATTGCAttatttataatacataatagCACCTTTAGCATTACTTATAACacataataacacatttagCATTACTTGTCATACATAATAGCATCTTTAGCATTACCTATTATCCACAATAGCATTACTTATCATACTCATAATACATAATAGCACCTTTGGCATTACTTATCGAACACAATAGCACGTTTAGCATTACTAATACTacataataacacatttagcattacttataatacataatacttAATAGCACCGTTAGCATTACCTATTATCCATAATAGCACCTTTAGCATTACTTATCATACATAATAGCACCTTTGGCATTACTTATCGAACACAATAGCACGTTTAGCATtactaataatacataataacacatttagCATTACTTATCATATTCATAATACTTAATAGCACCGTTAGCATGACCTATTATCCATAATAGCACCTTTGGCATTACTTATCGAACACAATAGCACGTTTAGCATtactaataatacataataacacatttagCATTACTTATAACacataataacacatttagCATTACTTGTCATACATAATAGCATCTTTAGCATTACCTATTATCCACAATAGCATTACTTATCATACTCATAATACATAATAGCACCTTTGGCATTACTTATCGTACACAATAGCACGTTTAGCATTACTAATACTacataataacacatttagcattacttataatacataatacttAATAGCACCGTTAGCATGACCTATTATCCATAATAGCACCTTTGGCATTAATTATCGAACACAATAGCACGTTTAGCATtactaataatacataataacacatttagCATTACTTATAACacataataacacatttagCATTACTTGTCATACATAATAGCACCTTTAGCATTACTTATAACacataataacacatttagCATTACTTGTCATACATAATAGCACCTTTAGCGTTACCTATTATCCACAATAGCACTTTTAGCATTACCTATTATCCACAATAGCACTTTTAGCATTACCTATTATCCACAATAGCATTACTTATCATACTCATAATACATAATAGCACCTTTGGCATTACTTATCGTACACAATAGCACGTTTAGCATTACTAATACTACATAATAACACATGTAGCATTacttataatacataatacttAATAGCACCGTTAGCATTACCTATTATCCATAATAGCACCCACACGGTGTGTTATTATTAGTCCACCACTACGATAGAAGCGCACACAGGGTCCGGACAGAGCGGTGAGCTAGCCGGCTAAGCTAGCTGCTCGGCTAACGAACAAAGGTTGCTAGCTAGCCGCTCctcggcagcagcagctccagtccaCGAGCTCGCTGGCGGCTGAAAGCACCTGGTTTGAAGGTGAGGTCCCCGCGACACcgtgtgttgtgttgtggcaCTTTGTTTCTGCCCGCGGTCCTCCCTGAACCCCACAGCCCCTGAACCCCCCACAGCGGAGCTAACCTGGCCATGTCTCCATCCCAGCGTCCCGCAGCCTGCGTCTCAAGTGGTCGTTCTCCCGCTCCCGGATCGCGATCTCCTCCTGGTACTCCAGGATCGTGTCCTCCACAGACTTGTAGATCTCCTGCGCAGCGAGCATGAGCCGCTCAGTCAGAAATACGTTCAGGAACTGCAGTTTGGTCATTTTCTTGGGCTGCACAGCTCTCGCTACCATCCAAAATGGACCAAAACGATGCGCGACCCTGTCACGTGACCCGGAGttccgtcttcttcttctgcttcagcttctttttgttcttttgcttcttttactgttctttttttcttctttttgttcttctgtttcttcaacttttttgttgttgttgttattcttctttttctgctaGTTCTTGTTCTGCttctttaacttttctttttttacttattgtttttttgttttgtttttcctttttgttgttctgtttctggtccttgttcttctgcttcttctttttttatattttcttcttcttcatgttttcttactcctgcttctttttgttcttctgcttcttcttcttcttctgtttattcttcttcttattctcctgcttcttgttcttgttctaaTACTGcatgatgatgcattcaggttcacttcagttacatgatgatgcattcaggttcacttcagttacattatgatgcattcaggttcacttcagttacattatgatgcgttcatgttcacttcagttacatgatgatgtgttcaggttcacttcagttacatgatgatgtgttcaggttcacttcagttacatgatgatgcattcaggttcacttcagttacatgatgatgtgttcaggttcacttcggttacattatgatgcattcaggttcacttcagttacatgatgtgttcaggttcacttcaattacattatgatgcgttcaggttcacTTTAGTTACATGAAGATGCattcaggttcacttcagttacattatgatgcgttcatgttcacttcagttacatgatgatgtgttcaggttcacttcagttacacaatgatgtgttcaggttcacttcagttacatgatgatgcattcaggttcacttcagttacattatgatgtgttcatgttcacttcagttacatgatgatgtgttcaggttcacttcagttacacgatgatgtgttcaggttcacttcagttacatgatgatgcattcaggttcacttcagttacattatgatgcattcaggttcacttcagttacatgatgatgcattcaggttcacttcagttacattatgatgcgttcatgttcacttcagttacatgatgatgcgttcaggttcccaccagttacattatgatgcgttcatgttcacttcagttacattatgatgcgttcatgttcacttcagttacattatgatgcattcaggttcacttcagttacatgatgatgcattcaggttcacttcagttacattatgatgcgttcatgttcacttcagttacatgatgatgcgttcaggttcccaccagttacattatgatgcgttcatgttcacttcagttacattatgatgcgttcatgttcacttcagttacattatgatgcattcaggttcacttcagttacatgatgatgtgttcaggttcacttcggttacattatgatgcattcaggttcacttcagtcacattatgatgcgttcaggtttACTTcaattacattatgatgcgttcaggttcacTTTAGTTACATGAAGATGCattcaggttcacttcagttacatgatgatgtgttcaggttcacttcagttacatgatgatgcattcaggttcacttcagttacatgatgatgtgtTCACGTTCACTtcggttacattatgatgcattcaggttcacttcagttacatgatgtgttcaggttcacttcaattacattatgatgcgttcaggttcacTTTAGTTACATGAAGATGCattcaggttcacttcagttacatgatgatgcattcaggttcacttcagttacattatgatgcgttcatgttcacttcagttacatgatgatgtgttcaggttcacttcagttacacgatgatgtgttcaggttcacttcagttacatgatgatgcttataggttcacttcagttacattatgatgcgttcatgttcacttcagttacatgatgatgtgttcaggttcacttcagttacacgatgatgtgttcaggttcacttcagttacatgatgatgcattcagattcacttcagttacatgatgatgcattcaggttcacttcagttacattatgatgcattcaggttcacttcagttacatgatgatgcattcaggttcacttcagttacattatgatgcgttcatgttcacttcagttacatgatgatgcgttcaggttcacttcagttacatgatgatgcattcaggttcccaccagttacattatgatgagTTCAGGTTCACTTTAGTTACATGAAGATGCattcaggttcacttcagttacatgatgatgtgttcagattcacttcagttacatgatgatgcattcagattcacttcagttacatgatgatgcgttcaggttcacTTTAGTTACATGAAGATGCATTCAGGTTCCCaccagttacattatgatgtgttcaggttcacttcatttacatgattatttattttttactcaaAAACAAGGTAAAAGTGCATGTACATGATGTCTTATTAGCCTTAAATAAATGGTGTTATTGTGTTTGAAGGAAGTTGTTATTAAGGTGTAACAGAATTGGGTGAAATATccactttatattctttaaataaCAGTCAAGATGGGGTCCATTTTGACACCGTAAAGTGGGATTACATGCTGCCAAT encodes the following:
- the LOC117730719 gene encoding zinc finger and SCAN domain-containing protein 22-like, whose amino-acid sequence is MVARAVQPKKMTKLQFLNVFLTERLMLAAQEIYKSVEDTILEYQEEIAIRERENDHLRRRLRDAGMETWPDRPSMPLLDEEDGEHPRREWSPSMGHEERIPLQIKDKRDLRASQGEEQLRGHGSCTTPENLFPPPRVVSEYPQEGPHTSTLPQSQGVENRERDPAPRGSSRHVKVESGGAHRGSTSSNSGAQPLAPVNPNCSNENNIDIIGGENGGQMGGVKGNGSGANRGQASQMRNQGANAVDCPHQKSPQQGHMSSFCCKVCGEAFSHVGHLHVHVQVHTREKPYRCGVCGKCCSSSGRLQEHQRSHTGEKPFRCQICGKGFTQMAHLKVHMRIHTGEKPYSCPVCGKCFSRSDKIKRHLQTHSREGTYFSQQ